Genomic window (Thermoanaerobaculia bacterium):
GAAGCGTCGAGTTGGTTGACGCGCTGCGAATGGTCCTTGGTGCCGAGCGCGTGCAGCGCGGTCACCGTGCCGGTCGCGAGATCGACGACGGCGATGGCGTTGGCCTCCTGCAGGGTGACGTAGGCGGTCCGCGAATCGTCCGCCACCGCGATGTACTCGGGCTCGAGGTCCTGGGCCGGCGAGGCGTTCGGGCCGAAGAACCGCACCTCGGGATGCAGCGCGGCATAGATGGAGTGGAAATCGGCCGTGCGGACGGTGGCGCTCGCGAGCTCGGAGCGGTCTTCCGGGACGTCGATGATCGTGATCGAACCCTCCGGGTCGTTCGCGAGACCCGGACTGCAGTAATCGAGCGGCTCGCCCTCGTTCGCGACGACGACGTGGGCGCCATTGGGGGTGAACGTGAGCATGTCGGGGAGGGCGCCCGCCGGGAGCGCGGCGAGGATGCGACCCGAAAGGTCGAAGAAGACGACCTTGCCCGGCTGCTGCCTGTCCTCGGCCTCGACCGCCGCGGCGGCGAGGTCACCCCAGGTGGCGACGCTGTTGACGCCGCCACCGTAGGCCGCGAAGTCGACGGTGAAGAGCGCCGCCGGGTGGGCCGGGTCGGAGAGGTCGAGCGCCTGCACTGCGTTTGCCTGCGCATTGACGAAGAAGAGCCGCTTCGCCGTCCGGCTGTAGGCGGCGATCTCCGCCCCACCCTCCTCGAACAGCCCGGTCGAGTAGCCGCCGATCTTCTCCAGCCGGATCTTGCCGGCGGAAAGGTCGACGG
Coding sequences:
- a CDS encoding choice-of-anchor I family protein, which codes for VDLSAGKIRLEKIGGYSTGLFEEGGAEIAAYSRTAKRLFFVNAQANAVQALDLSDPAHPAALFTVDFAAYGGGVNSVATWGDLAAAAVEAEDRQQPGKVVFFDLSGRILAALPAGALPDMLTFTPNGAHVVVANEGEPLDYCSPGLANDPEGSITIIDVPEDRSELASATVRTADFHSIYAALHPEVRFFGPNASPAQDLEPEYIAVADDSRTAYVTLQEANAIAVVDLATGTVTALHALGTKDHSQRVNQLDASDRDDAVRLGTWPVEGLYQPDAIAFYLHDGRRYLVTANEGDTRDYECYSELERIKDLDLDPELFPNAAFLQQDENIGRLRVTTAGADLDDDGDVDRLRSFGGRSFSIWTSQGSQIYDSGREFERLLGRQDAANFNSDNTENDSFDSRSDDKGPEPEALALGTIDERVYAFIGLERQGGIFAYDVTNPLEVAFAAYANTRLFGGDAEAGTAGDLGPEGLLFLPANQSPNGQNLLVSANEISGTIAIFRVVSID